One genomic region from Geotrypetes seraphini chromosome 13, aGeoSer1.1, whole genome shotgun sequence encodes:
- the PDZD3 gene encoding Na(+)/H(+) exchange regulatory cofactor NHE-RF4 isoform X2, with protein sequence MKKNEGTKPETGSEDAKELAQKFEFDPKQGIDNPALSLTDDADLGSLLNARFCLLTKNGGGTFGFTLQQELGKKGLILRRLEIGSPAEQSRLKNGDRLLEVNGECVESMEYIRVVQKIQESGNRVLVTVLDEATYESVTALNKNVAELLPSQRCAPVAKPRLCHIQKDKLHPALGFGFSVFAPEGRTGAFYLSLINEGPADNVGVPSGARLLEVNGASVRKYSMPQLMRKLQGSGDKVTMLVVDPESEAFYEERRIPITAAMAEPRMLPYQARKMHLVKGLYGYGFLLRQEKNDMQLEGQFLREVESGLPAEKAGMKEGDRLLAVNGKNIEELEHNEVVNLIRSSGSQVTFLVIGADGDRFYSSMALSPLTFFEEEAAESQPGAAPNVSEMQEHSPTAPHLCHLTRGPLGFGFQLSNVKDEEEIYITQVVPGGPGDLGGLKEGDLLLEVNGRMVKKESYEKVVLYMQEAGDDMRLLVEREKVDSSEPHQGGEAGRTGLYSEPDIGLAYPKGNASGVKV encoded by the exons ATGAAGAAAAATGAAGGTACAAAGCCAGAGACAG gGTCTGAAGATGCCAAGGAGTTAGCACA gaaatttgaGTTTGATCCAAAGCAAGGAATTGACAACCCTGCACTGTCCCTGACTGATGATGCCG ACCTGGGCAGTCTGCTGAATGCCCGCTTCTGCTTGCTGACAAAGAATGGCGGTGGGACATTTGGTTTCACACTGCAGCAGGAACTGGGAAAGAAGGGACTCATTCTGCGTCGTTTGGAGATTGGTAGCCCAGCTGAGCAGAGCAGGCTGAAGAATGGCGACCGCCTGTTGGAAGTGAATGGGGAATGTGTGGAGAGCATGGAATATATCCGG GTGGTGCAAAAGATTCAGGAGAGCGGGAATCGCGTTTTGGTTACAGTGCTAGATGAGGCTACCTATGAGAGTGTTACAGCCCTGAACAAGAACGTAGCAGAGCTGCTGCCATCTCAGCGGTGTGCACCTGTTGCCAAGCCAAGACTCTGTCACATCCAAAAGGACAAGCTCCACCCAGCACTCGGCTTTGGCTTCAGTGTCTTCGCCCCTGAAG gTAGGACGGGTGCTTTTTATCTCTCTTTAATCAACGAGGGCCCAGCGGACAATGTGGGGGTGCCTTCAGGAGCCCGACTTCTGGAGGTGAATGGTGCCAGCGTGCGGAAATACAGCATGCCTCAGCTAATGAGAAAG CTGCAGGGAAGTGGCGACAAGGTGACTATGCTCGTGGTGGACCCCGAATCGGAGGCATTTTATGAGGAAAGGAGAATACCAATCACTGCTGCTATGGCTGAGCCCCGAATGCTACCGTACCAGGCCAGGAAGATGCATCTGGTGAAGGGGCTGTATGGCTATGGATTTCTGCTGCGTCAAGAGAAAAATGACATGCAGTTGGAGG GTCAGTTCCTCAGGGAAGTGGAGTCAGGGCTCCCAGCTGAGAAAGCCGGGATGAAAGAAGGAGATCGGCTGTTGGCTGTGAATGGAAAGAACATTGAAGAGCTGGAACACAATGAGGTTGTGAACCTAATCCGCTCCAGTGGGAGCCAGGTCACATTTCTGGTCATCGGTGCTGATGGAGACCGCTTCTACAGCTCG ATGGCGCTGTCTCCATTGACCTtctttgaagaggaagcagcagaatCTCAGCCTGGAGCTGCTCCTAACGTGTCTGAGATGCAGGAGCATAGTCCCACAGCACCACATCTCTGTCACCTCACTCGAGGACCCCTAGGGTTTGGGTTTCAGCTCTCAAATGTCAAGGATGAAGAGGAGATTTATATCACACAG GTTGTCCCAGGTGGACCTGGAGACCTGGGGGGTCTGAAGGAGGGCGATTTGCTGCTTGAAGTAAATGGGAGAATGGTGAAGAAGGAAAGTTATGAGAAGGTGGTACTCTATATGCAGGAAGCTGGGGATGATATGAGGCTTCTGGTGGAGCGTGAGAAGGTAGATTCTTCAGAACCTCACCAAG GAGGAGAGGCAGGAAGGACTGGCCTTTATTCTGAGCCCGACATTGGACTAGCATATCCCAAGGGAAATGCTTCAGGAGTCAAGGTCTGA
- the PDZD3 gene encoding Na(+)/H(+) exchange regulatory cofactor NHE-RF4 isoform X4, translating into MKKNEGTKPETDLGSLLNARFCLLTKNGGGTFGFTLQQELGKKGLILRRLEIGSPAEQSRLKNGDRLLEVNGECVESMEYIRVVQKIQESGNRVLVTVLDEATYESVTALNKNVAELLPSQRCAPVAKPRLCHIQKDKLHPALGFGFSVFAPEGRTGAFYLSLINEGPADNVGVPSGARLLEVNGASVRKYSMPQLMRKLQGSGDKVTMLVVDPESEAFYEERRIPITAAMAEPRMLPYQARKMHLVKGLYGYGFLLRQEKNDMQLEGQFLREVESGLPAEKAGMKEGDRLLAVNGKNIEELEHNEVVNLIRSSGSQVTFLVIGADGDRFYSSMALSPLTFFEEEAAESQPGAAPNVSEMQEHSPTAPHLCHLTRGPLGFGFQLSNVKDEEEIYITQVVPGGPGDLGGLKEGDLLLEVNGRMVKKESYEKVVLYMQEAGDDMRLLVEREKVDSSEPHQGGEAGRTGLYSEPDIGLAYPKGNASGVKV; encoded by the exons ATGAAGAAAAATGAAGGTACAAAGCCAGAGACAG ACCTGGGCAGTCTGCTGAATGCCCGCTTCTGCTTGCTGACAAAGAATGGCGGTGGGACATTTGGTTTCACACTGCAGCAGGAACTGGGAAAGAAGGGACTCATTCTGCGTCGTTTGGAGATTGGTAGCCCAGCTGAGCAGAGCAGGCTGAAGAATGGCGACCGCCTGTTGGAAGTGAATGGGGAATGTGTGGAGAGCATGGAATATATCCGG GTGGTGCAAAAGATTCAGGAGAGCGGGAATCGCGTTTTGGTTACAGTGCTAGATGAGGCTACCTATGAGAGTGTTACAGCCCTGAACAAGAACGTAGCAGAGCTGCTGCCATCTCAGCGGTGTGCACCTGTTGCCAAGCCAAGACTCTGTCACATCCAAAAGGACAAGCTCCACCCAGCACTCGGCTTTGGCTTCAGTGTCTTCGCCCCTGAAG gTAGGACGGGTGCTTTTTATCTCTCTTTAATCAACGAGGGCCCAGCGGACAATGTGGGGGTGCCTTCAGGAGCCCGACTTCTGGAGGTGAATGGTGCCAGCGTGCGGAAATACAGCATGCCTCAGCTAATGAGAAAG CTGCAGGGAAGTGGCGACAAGGTGACTATGCTCGTGGTGGACCCCGAATCGGAGGCATTTTATGAGGAAAGGAGAATACCAATCACTGCTGCTATGGCTGAGCCCCGAATGCTACCGTACCAGGCCAGGAAGATGCATCTGGTGAAGGGGCTGTATGGCTATGGATTTCTGCTGCGTCAAGAGAAAAATGACATGCAGTTGGAGG GTCAGTTCCTCAGGGAAGTGGAGTCAGGGCTCCCAGCTGAGAAAGCCGGGATGAAAGAAGGAGATCGGCTGTTGGCTGTGAATGGAAAGAACATTGAAGAGCTGGAACACAATGAGGTTGTGAACCTAATCCGCTCCAGTGGGAGCCAGGTCACATTTCTGGTCATCGGTGCTGATGGAGACCGCTTCTACAGCTCG ATGGCGCTGTCTCCATTGACCTtctttgaagaggaagcagcagaatCTCAGCCTGGAGCTGCTCCTAACGTGTCTGAGATGCAGGAGCATAGTCCCACAGCACCACATCTCTGTCACCTCACTCGAGGACCCCTAGGGTTTGGGTTTCAGCTCTCAAATGTCAAGGATGAAGAGGAGATTTATATCACACAG GTTGTCCCAGGTGGACCTGGAGACCTGGGGGGTCTGAAGGAGGGCGATTTGCTGCTTGAAGTAAATGGGAGAATGGTGAAGAAGGAAAGTTATGAGAAGGTGGTACTCTATATGCAGGAAGCTGGGGATGATATGAGGCTTCTGGTGGAGCGTGAGAAGGTAGATTCTTCAGAACCTCACCAAG GAGGAGAGGCAGGAAGGACTGGCCTTTATTCTGAGCCCGACATTGGACTAGCATATCCCAAGGGAAATGCTTCAGGAGTCAAGGTCTGA
- the PDZD3 gene encoding Na(+)/H(+) exchange regulatory cofactor NHE-RF4 isoform X5, producing the protein MKKNEDLGSLLNARFCLLTKNGGGTFGFTLQQELGKKGLILRRLEIGSPAEQSRLKNGDRLLEVNGECVESMEYIRVVQKIQESGNRVLVTVLDEATYESVTALNKNVAELLPSQRCAPVAKPRLCHIQKDKLHPALGFGFSVFAPEGRTGAFYLSLINEGPADNVGVPSGARLLEVNGASVRKYSMPQLMRKLQGSGDKVTMLVVDPESEAFYEERRIPITAAMAEPRMLPYQARKMHLVKGLYGYGFLLRQEKNDMQLEGQFLREVESGLPAEKAGMKEGDRLLAVNGKNIEELEHNEVVNLIRSSGSQVTFLVIGADGDRFYSSMALSPLTFFEEEAAESQPGAAPNVSEMQEHSPTAPHLCHLTRGPLGFGFQLSNVKDEEEIYITQVVPGGPGDLGGLKEGDLLLEVNGRMVKKESYEKVVLYMQEAGDDMRLLVEREKVDSSEPHQGGEAGRTGLYSEPDIGLAYPKGNASGVKV; encoded by the exons ATGAAGAAAAATGAAG ACCTGGGCAGTCTGCTGAATGCCCGCTTCTGCTTGCTGACAAAGAATGGCGGTGGGACATTTGGTTTCACACTGCAGCAGGAACTGGGAAAGAAGGGACTCATTCTGCGTCGTTTGGAGATTGGTAGCCCAGCTGAGCAGAGCAGGCTGAAGAATGGCGACCGCCTGTTGGAAGTGAATGGGGAATGTGTGGAGAGCATGGAATATATCCGG GTGGTGCAAAAGATTCAGGAGAGCGGGAATCGCGTTTTGGTTACAGTGCTAGATGAGGCTACCTATGAGAGTGTTACAGCCCTGAACAAGAACGTAGCAGAGCTGCTGCCATCTCAGCGGTGTGCACCTGTTGCCAAGCCAAGACTCTGTCACATCCAAAAGGACAAGCTCCACCCAGCACTCGGCTTTGGCTTCAGTGTCTTCGCCCCTGAAG gTAGGACGGGTGCTTTTTATCTCTCTTTAATCAACGAGGGCCCAGCGGACAATGTGGGGGTGCCTTCAGGAGCCCGACTTCTGGAGGTGAATGGTGCCAGCGTGCGGAAATACAGCATGCCTCAGCTAATGAGAAAG CTGCAGGGAAGTGGCGACAAGGTGACTATGCTCGTGGTGGACCCCGAATCGGAGGCATTTTATGAGGAAAGGAGAATACCAATCACTGCTGCTATGGCTGAGCCCCGAATGCTACCGTACCAGGCCAGGAAGATGCATCTGGTGAAGGGGCTGTATGGCTATGGATTTCTGCTGCGTCAAGAGAAAAATGACATGCAGTTGGAGG GTCAGTTCCTCAGGGAAGTGGAGTCAGGGCTCCCAGCTGAGAAAGCCGGGATGAAAGAAGGAGATCGGCTGTTGGCTGTGAATGGAAAGAACATTGAAGAGCTGGAACACAATGAGGTTGTGAACCTAATCCGCTCCAGTGGGAGCCAGGTCACATTTCTGGTCATCGGTGCTGATGGAGACCGCTTCTACAGCTCG ATGGCGCTGTCTCCATTGACCTtctttgaagaggaagcagcagaatCTCAGCCTGGAGCTGCTCCTAACGTGTCTGAGATGCAGGAGCATAGTCCCACAGCACCACATCTCTGTCACCTCACTCGAGGACCCCTAGGGTTTGGGTTTCAGCTCTCAAATGTCAAGGATGAAGAGGAGATTTATATCACACAG GTTGTCCCAGGTGGACCTGGAGACCTGGGGGGTCTGAAGGAGGGCGATTTGCTGCTTGAAGTAAATGGGAGAATGGTGAAGAAGGAAAGTTATGAGAAGGTGGTACTCTATATGCAGGAAGCTGGGGATGATATGAGGCTTCTGGTGGAGCGTGAGAAGGTAGATTCTTCAGAACCTCACCAAG GAGGAGAGGCAGGAAGGACTGGCCTTTATTCTGAGCCCGACATTGGACTAGCATATCCCAAGGGAAATGCTTCAGGAGTCAAGGTCTGA
- the PDZD3 gene encoding Na(+)/H(+) exchange regulatory cofactor NHE-RF4 isoform X3, whose translation MKKNEGSEDAKELAQKFEFDPKQGIDNPALSLTDDADLGSLLNARFCLLTKNGGGTFGFTLQQELGKKGLILRRLEIGSPAEQSRLKNGDRLLEVNGECVESMEYIRVVQKIQESGNRVLVTVLDEATYESVTALNKNVAELLPSQRCAPVAKPRLCHIQKDKLHPALGFGFSVFAPEGRTGAFYLSLINEGPADNVGVPSGARLLEVNGASVRKYSMPQLMRKLQGSGDKVTMLVVDPESEAFYEERRIPITAAMAEPRMLPYQARKMHLVKGLYGYGFLLRQEKNDMQLEGQFLREVESGLPAEKAGMKEGDRLLAVNGKNIEELEHNEVVNLIRSSGSQVTFLVIGADGDRFYSSMALSPLTFFEEEAAESQPGAAPNVSEMQEHSPTAPHLCHLTRGPLGFGFQLSNVKDEEEIYITQVVPGGPGDLGGLKEGDLLLEVNGRMVKKESYEKVVLYMQEAGDDMRLLVEREKVDSSEPHQGGEAGRTGLYSEPDIGLAYPKGNASGVKV comes from the exons ATGAAGAAAAATGAAG gGTCTGAAGATGCCAAGGAGTTAGCACA gaaatttgaGTTTGATCCAAAGCAAGGAATTGACAACCCTGCACTGTCCCTGACTGATGATGCCG ACCTGGGCAGTCTGCTGAATGCCCGCTTCTGCTTGCTGACAAAGAATGGCGGTGGGACATTTGGTTTCACACTGCAGCAGGAACTGGGAAAGAAGGGACTCATTCTGCGTCGTTTGGAGATTGGTAGCCCAGCTGAGCAGAGCAGGCTGAAGAATGGCGACCGCCTGTTGGAAGTGAATGGGGAATGTGTGGAGAGCATGGAATATATCCGG GTGGTGCAAAAGATTCAGGAGAGCGGGAATCGCGTTTTGGTTACAGTGCTAGATGAGGCTACCTATGAGAGTGTTACAGCCCTGAACAAGAACGTAGCAGAGCTGCTGCCATCTCAGCGGTGTGCACCTGTTGCCAAGCCAAGACTCTGTCACATCCAAAAGGACAAGCTCCACCCAGCACTCGGCTTTGGCTTCAGTGTCTTCGCCCCTGAAG gTAGGACGGGTGCTTTTTATCTCTCTTTAATCAACGAGGGCCCAGCGGACAATGTGGGGGTGCCTTCAGGAGCCCGACTTCTGGAGGTGAATGGTGCCAGCGTGCGGAAATACAGCATGCCTCAGCTAATGAGAAAG CTGCAGGGAAGTGGCGACAAGGTGACTATGCTCGTGGTGGACCCCGAATCGGAGGCATTTTATGAGGAAAGGAGAATACCAATCACTGCTGCTATGGCTGAGCCCCGAATGCTACCGTACCAGGCCAGGAAGATGCATCTGGTGAAGGGGCTGTATGGCTATGGATTTCTGCTGCGTCAAGAGAAAAATGACATGCAGTTGGAGG GTCAGTTCCTCAGGGAAGTGGAGTCAGGGCTCCCAGCTGAGAAAGCCGGGATGAAAGAAGGAGATCGGCTGTTGGCTGTGAATGGAAAGAACATTGAAGAGCTGGAACACAATGAGGTTGTGAACCTAATCCGCTCCAGTGGGAGCCAGGTCACATTTCTGGTCATCGGTGCTGATGGAGACCGCTTCTACAGCTCG ATGGCGCTGTCTCCATTGACCTtctttgaagaggaagcagcagaatCTCAGCCTGGAGCTGCTCCTAACGTGTCTGAGATGCAGGAGCATAGTCCCACAGCACCACATCTCTGTCACCTCACTCGAGGACCCCTAGGGTTTGGGTTTCAGCTCTCAAATGTCAAGGATGAAGAGGAGATTTATATCACACAG GTTGTCCCAGGTGGACCTGGAGACCTGGGGGGTCTGAAGGAGGGCGATTTGCTGCTTGAAGTAAATGGGAGAATGGTGAAGAAGGAAAGTTATGAGAAGGTGGTACTCTATATGCAGGAAGCTGGGGATGATATGAGGCTTCTGGTGGAGCGTGAGAAGGTAGATTCTTCAGAACCTCACCAAG GAGGAGAGGCAGGAAGGACTGGCCTTTATTCTGAGCCCGACATTGGACTAGCATATCCCAAGGGAAATGCTTCAGGAGTCAAGGTCTGA
- the PDZD3 gene encoding Na(+)/H(+) exchange regulatory cofactor NHE-RF4 isoform X6, with protein sequence MMDHWSDSAVAILMFLCLITQYECTRSRYIPSPAMAILTTLPFSFLDLGSLLNARFCLLTKNGGGTFGFTLQQELGKKGLILRRLEIGSPAEQSRLKNGDRLLEVNGECVESMEYIRVVQKIQESGNRVLVTVLDEATYESVTALNKNVAELLPSQRCAPVAKPRLCHIQKDKLHPALGFGFSVFAPEGRTGAFYLSLINEGPADNVGVPSGARLLEVNGASVRKYSMPQLMRKLQGSGDKVTMLVVDPESEAFYEERRIPITAAMAEPRMLPYQARKMHLVKGLYGYGFLLRQEKNDMQLEGQFLREVESGLPAEKAGMKEGDRLLAVNGKNIEELEHNEVVNLIRSSGSQVTFLVIGADGDRFYSSMALSPLTFFEEEAAESQPGAAPNVSEMQEHSPTAPHLCHLTRGPLGFGFQLSNVKDEEEIYITQEERQEGLAFILSPTLD encoded by the exons atgatggaccactggtctgactcagcagtggcaattcttatgttcttatgtttgataACCCAGTATGAGTGCACACGGTCACGCTATATCCCTTCCCCTGCTATGGCCATCCTGACAACACTGCCTTTCTCCTTCCTAGACCTGGGCAGTCTGCTGAATGCCCGCTTCTGCTTGCTGACAAAGAATGGCGGTGGGACATTTGGTTTCACACTGCAGCAGGAACTGGGAAAGAAGGGACTCATTCTGCGTCGTTTGGAGATTGGTAGCCCAGCTGAGCAGAGCAGGCTGAAGAATGGCGACCGCCTGTTGGAAGTGAATGGGGAATGTGTGGAGAGCATGGAATATATCCGG GTGGTGCAAAAGATTCAGGAGAGCGGGAATCGCGTTTTGGTTACAGTGCTAGATGAGGCTACCTATGAGAGTGTTACAGCCCTGAACAAGAACGTAGCAGAGCTGCTGCCATCTCAGCGGTGTGCACCTGTTGCCAAGCCAAGACTCTGTCACATCCAAAAGGACAAGCTCCACCCAGCACTCGGCTTTGGCTTCAGTGTCTTCGCCCCTGAAG gTAGGACGGGTGCTTTTTATCTCTCTTTAATCAACGAGGGCCCAGCGGACAATGTGGGGGTGCCTTCAGGAGCCCGACTTCTGGAGGTGAATGGTGCCAGCGTGCGGAAATACAGCATGCCTCAGCTAATGAGAAAG CTGCAGGGAAGTGGCGACAAGGTGACTATGCTCGTGGTGGACCCCGAATCGGAGGCATTTTATGAGGAAAGGAGAATACCAATCACTGCTGCTATGGCTGAGCCCCGAATGCTACCGTACCAGGCCAGGAAGATGCATCTGGTGAAGGGGCTGTATGGCTATGGATTTCTGCTGCGTCAAGAGAAAAATGACATGCAGTTGGAGG GTCAGTTCCTCAGGGAAGTGGAGTCAGGGCTCCCAGCTGAGAAAGCCGGGATGAAAGAAGGAGATCGGCTGTTGGCTGTGAATGGAAAGAACATTGAAGAGCTGGAACACAATGAGGTTGTGAACCTAATCCGCTCCAGTGGGAGCCAGGTCACATTTCTGGTCATCGGTGCTGATGGAGACCGCTTCTACAGCTCG ATGGCGCTGTCTCCATTGACCTtctttgaagaggaagcagcagaatCTCAGCCTGGAGCTGCTCCTAACGTGTCTGAGATGCAGGAGCATAGTCCCACAGCACCACATCTCTGTCACCTCACTCGAGGACCCCTAGGGTTTGGGTTTCAGCTCTCAAATGTCAAGGATGAAGAGGAGATTTATATCACACAG GAGGAGAGGCAGGAAGGACTGGCCTTTATTCTGAGCCCGACATTGGACTAG
- the PDZD3 gene encoding Na(+)/H(+) exchange regulatory cofactor NHE-RF4 isoform X1 encodes MMDHWSDSAVAILMFLCLITQYECTRSRYIPSPAMAILTTLPFSFLDLGSLLNARFCLLTKNGGGTFGFTLQQELGKKGLILRRLEIGSPAEQSRLKNGDRLLEVNGECVESMEYIRVVQKIQESGNRVLVTVLDEATYESVTALNKNVAELLPSQRCAPVAKPRLCHIQKDKLHPALGFGFSVFAPEGRTGAFYLSLINEGPADNVGVPSGARLLEVNGASVRKYSMPQLMRKLQGSGDKVTMLVVDPESEAFYEERRIPITAAMAEPRMLPYQARKMHLVKGLYGYGFLLRQEKNDMQLEGQFLREVESGLPAEKAGMKEGDRLLAVNGKNIEELEHNEVVNLIRSSGSQVTFLVIGADGDRFYSSMALSPLTFFEEEAAESQPGAAPNVSEMQEHSPTAPHLCHLTRGPLGFGFQLSNVKDEEEIYITQVVPGGPGDLGGLKEGDLLLEVNGRMVKKESYEKVVLYMQEAGDDMRLLVEREKVDSSEPHQGGEAGRTGLYSEPDIGLAYPKGNASGVKV; translated from the exons atgatggaccactggtctgactcagcagtggcaattcttatgttcttatgtttgataACCCAGTATGAGTGCACACGGTCACGCTATATCCCTTCCCCTGCTATGGCCATCCTGACAACACTGCCTTTCTCCTTCCTAGACCTGGGCAGTCTGCTGAATGCCCGCTTCTGCTTGCTGACAAAGAATGGCGGTGGGACATTTGGTTTCACACTGCAGCAGGAACTGGGAAAGAAGGGACTCATTCTGCGTCGTTTGGAGATTGGTAGCCCAGCTGAGCAGAGCAGGCTGAAGAATGGCGACCGCCTGTTGGAAGTGAATGGGGAATGTGTGGAGAGCATGGAATATATCCGG GTGGTGCAAAAGATTCAGGAGAGCGGGAATCGCGTTTTGGTTACAGTGCTAGATGAGGCTACCTATGAGAGTGTTACAGCCCTGAACAAGAACGTAGCAGAGCTGCTGCCATCTCAGCGGTGTGCACCTGTTGCCAAGCCAAGACTCTGTCACATCCAAAAGGACAAGCTCCACCCAGCACTCGGCTTTGGCTTCAGTGTCTTCGCCCCTGAAG gTAGGACGGGTGCTTTTTATCTCTCTTTAATCAACGAGGGCCCAGCGGACAATGTGGGGGTGCCTTCAGGAGCCCGACTTCTGGAGGTGAATGGTGCCAGCGTGCGGAAATACAGCATGCCTCAGCTAATGAGAAAG CTGCAGGGAAGTGGCGACAAGGTGACTATGCTCGTGGTGGACCCCGAATCGGAGGCATTTTATGAGGAAAGGAGAATACCAATCACTGCTGCTATGGCTGAGCCCCGAATGCTACCGTACCAGGCCAGGAAGATGCATCTGGTGAAGGGGCTGTATGGCTATGGATTTCTGCTGCGTCAAGAGAAAAATGACATGCAGTTGGAGG GTCAGTTCCTCAGGGAAGTGGAGTCAGGGCTCCCAGCTGAGAAAGCCGGGATGAAAGAAGGAGATCGGCTGTTGGCTGTGAATGGAAAGAACATTGAAGAGCTGGAACACAATGAGGTTGTGAACCTAATCCGCTCCAGTGGGAGCCAGGTCACATTTCTGGTCATCGGTGCTGATGGAGACCGCTTCTACAGCTCG ATGGCGCTGTCTCCATTGACCTtctttgaagaggaagcagcagaatCTCAGCCTGGAGCTGCTCCTAACGTGTCTGAGATGCAGGAGCATAGTCCCACAGCACCACATCTCTGTCACCTCACTCGAGGACCCCTAGGGTTTGGGTTTCAGCTCTCAAATGTCAAGGATGAAGAGGAGATTTATATCACACAG GTTGTCCCAGGTGGACCTGGAGACCTGGGGGGTCTGAAGGAGGGCGATTTGCTGCTTGAAGTAAATGGGAGAATGGTGAAGAAGGAAAGTTATGAGAAGGTGGTACTCTATATGCAGGAAGCTGGGGATGATATGAGGCTTCTGGTGGAGCGTGAGAAGGTAGATTCTTCAGAACCTCACCAAG GAGGAGAGGCAGGAAGGACTGGCCTTTATTCTGAGCCCGACATTGGACTAGCATATCCCAAGGGAAATGCTTCAGGAGTCAAGGTCTGA